CCAGTGGCCCTATGGGGGTTTTACCCTTACCTGGAAATCGTTGTCAAGTGGTTTGGACAGCCCCCCATGCGGAAGCGCAGGCTTTAAAAGAATTAGAGGAAACTGAATTTTTAAAATTATTAGAATATCGGACAGGAGGATTATTAGGAAAATTAGAATTATTAAGCGATCGCTATGTTTATCCAGTACAATTAATGCAAAGCGATCGCTATATTCAACATCGATTAGCATTAGTGGGAGATGCCGCCCATTGTTGTCATCCTGTGGGGGGACAAGGCTTAAATATGGGAATTCGAGATGCAGGAGCTTTAGTAGAAGTATTGAAAACTGCTGATCACAATCAGGAAGATATCGGACAAGAAAAAATATTAAAACGCTATGAAAACTGGAGACAAAAAGAGAATTTAATTGTTTTAGGATTAACGGATTTCTTAGACCGAAGTTTCTCAGGAGATTGGATACCCAAAGTTAAGATACGTCGCCTAGGATTAGGAATCTTAAAAAAAGTGAAAGTTTTGCGGTATTTGGCATTACGATTAATGACAGGTTTAATCGGTCGTGCTCCCAAAATAGCCCTTTAAATTCAGTTAAGGCTTTTGCATATCTGCACTTTGGTTTGTAGAATCACTATGAGGTAAAGGGTATTTATCAGCATCTAATGTTCGCAGGGGCACATTCAAATATTGTCTGGCTTGTTCCTCTGCAATTTTCTGATCTTGAGTTGTTTCAAATTGACTTTCATCGAGGAGATCAGCTTTGTGTGCCGCTTCATCCGGGGTCGGAGTTGCGCCATTTTTCCATTTATATTTAAAAGTCATGGCAAACCTTAATAATTATCAAGTTTTAGGATAAAGTTTTTTAAGGTTTTCTGCCTTCTATCCGAGGTAATAAAGATCATGCTTCAGCAATTTTTAACAAGATCAGCCTTGATAACAAGTCTTGTTTTCAGTGGTATTCCTATCCCAGTTAGTCAAGCTCAAGCTTCTACGATTACCTATGATTTTACGGTTAATGTAACAGCCGGAGCCTTGACAGGTCGGTCATTTCATGGAACTTTCAGCTACGATGATTCCCCATTAACAGGTCGTGGCGTTGAGGAATTAGGGGTAAATCAAGGATTAACAATTTGCATGAATTTTTTCGGACAAAATTATCGGGAAACGGAAGATAGTAACTATCCTACATTT
The nucleotide sequence above comes from Planktothrix sp. FACHB-1365. Encoded proteins:
- a CDS encoding bromodomain-containing protein, with product MTFKYKWKNGATPTPDEAAHKADLLDESQFETTQDQKIAEEQARQYLNVPLRTLDADKYPLPHSDSTNQSADMQKP